The stretch of DNA AGCGCGCAGATTTCTGTTCCACGCTTTCCAGGGGTGGCGTCGATGGGCTGGTCGCATTACTAAACCGCAAAACCCAGGCTTTCATGAACGACTGATACATGCCCGATGTCGAGCGCCTTTCTCGCGCCCTCTTCTCACTCAATAGTTCGGATCTGCCGTGCTTGCTGCGCTGACTTGGCTTGGCTTCGCCACAGCTGGCGTCGCCATGGCGGGCTGTGTGCAGTCGGTCGTCGGTGCTTCGCTCATCGGACTTTTCCGGCGAAACGAACAGGTGCTTCATTCCCATTCGTATACGAATGAGGCCCTCGCTCCGGTGACGGTGCTCAAACCGTTGCACGGGGACGAACCCTTATTGAAAGAGGCGCTCGAAAGTTTCTGCGTTCAGGACTATCCTGAATATCAGATCGTTTTCGGCGTTCAGCGCTTAGACGATCCGGCGATCGCCTATGTTCGGGATTTACAGCAACGCTACCCGGAGCGCGATCTGGAGTTGGTCGTCAATATCGCCCAACACGGTACCAATCGCAAAGTCGGCAATTTGATCAATATGTTCGCCAAAGCACGGCATGACATATTGATCGTCTCCGATTCCGACATTCATGTGGAGCCGCAATATCTGCGCGACGTCGTCGAGACGTTGGCGGAACCGAAAACGGGTCTTGTCACGACCCTTTATGCCGGGCTCCCGGCATCCACCAGCTTGGTGCGGCAGCTTTGCGCCTGCCAGATCAATCAGAATTTCATGCCCGGCGTCATGATGTCGCGTTTGTTGGGCCGCCGCGACTGCCTTGGCGCCACCATGGCGTTGACGCGCGAGACGCTCACGCGCGTCGGCGGATTGGAGGTGTTGGCCGATCATGTGGCGGATGACGCCATCCTCGGCCAGCGCGTGCGGGCGTTAGGGTTGAATGTGGAACTCGCCCCCTGCATGACCTGGACCACGGTGGCGGAGACTACCTTCAATGAAATGATGGAACACGAACTGCGCTGGGGCCGGACGGTGAAAAATCTGGAACCAGTCGGTTACGGGCTTTCTTCCATCCAGCTTCCACTGTTCTGGGCGACGGTCACGCTCATCTGTTGCTGGCCGATGCACTGGGCCTGGATGTTTTTTCTAGGCGTTTGGATCGTGCGCGCGCTGGCAGCGCTTGGAATCGACGCGGCTTTGGGGCGTCTCAATCTGTTCGTTCTGCCATTATTACCGATCCGTGAATGGCTTTCCGCCGCGGTGATGGTCGGCAGTGCGCGGGGGCAACGCGTTGAATGGCGCGGGCAGACACTCCATATCAAACGACCGTCCACTATGACATCTCATCAACCGCTCGAACCTGGCGATTAGACTTTTCATGCTTTCAGCCCCATATGCAGGGCTTCATCCGGTTCAGCACCTAAATTCGGCTTTTCAGTCGCATGACCGAAGAGCGCTAGTTTCGAGGATCGTTCTTTCATGATGCGCACGCTTTTCCTCCAGCCTCCCTCTTTCGATGGTTTCGATGGCGGCGCAGGTTCGCGCTATCAGGCCAAGCGTGAAATCAGGTCCTTCTGGTTTCCCACTTGGTTGGCTCAGCCTGCCGCCATGGTGGACGGTTCTCGCCTGATCGACGCCCCACCAGCGCGGATGGGGATGGAGCCGATTCTCGAGGACGTCAAAAATCGCGATCTGGTCGTGATGCATACCTCCACCCCGTCCTTCGCATCGGACGTGCGCGTGGCTCAGATGCTGAAGGACGCCAACCCGAATCTGAAGATCGGCATGGTCGGCGCGAAAGTGGCCGTTCAACCTGATGAGAGTATGGCAAAGGGCGGCCCGATCGACTTCGTGGCGCGTAACGAGTTCGATTTCACCATCAAGGAAATTGCCGAAGGCCGCGACTTCAAGGATGTGGACGGCATTACGTGGCGCAACAGTAATGGCGTCGTGACCGCCAACCGAGACCGCGCCATGATCGAGGACATGGACAGCCTGCCCTTCGTCACCGAGGTCTATAAGCGCGACCTCAAGATCGAAGATTACTTCATCGGCTATCTGATGCATCCGTATATCTCGATCTATACGGGACGTGGCTGCAAATCGCGCTGCACTTTCTGCCTGTGGCCGCAGACGGTCGGCGGGCACCGCTACCGCACGCGCAGCCCCGAGCACGTCGCCGCCGAAATCCGCCTTGCCAAGCAGTATTTCCCGCAAGTGAAGGAGTTCATGTTCGACGACGACACCTTCACCGACGATTTGCCCCGCGCCGAAGCCATTGCGCGCGAGATGGGCAAGCTGGGCGTGACGTGGTCGTGCAACGCCAAGGCGAACGTGCCTTATGAAACGCTGAAGATCATGAAGGAAAACGGCCTGCGTCTGTTGCTGGTCGGTTATGAGAGCGGCAA from Kozakia baliensis encodes:
- the hpnJ gene encoding hopanoid biosynthesis associated radical SAM protein HpnJ, encoding MMRTLFLQPPSFDGFDGGAGSRYQAKREIRSFWFPTWLAQPAAMVDGSRLIDAPPARMGMEPILEDVKNRDLVVMHTSTPSFASDVRVAQMLKDANPNLKIGMVGAKVAVQPDESMAKGGPIDFVARNEFDFTIKEIAEGRDFKDVDGITWRNSNGVVTANRDRAMIEDMDSLPFVTEVYKRDLKIEDYFIGYLMHPYISIYTGRGCKSRCTFCLWPQTVGGHRYRTRSPEHVAAEIRLAKQYFPQVKEFMFDDDTFTDDLPRAEAIAREMGKLGVTWSCNAKANVPYETLKIMKENGLRLLLVGYESGNQQILHNIKKGMRVEVAKEFTKNCHKLGIKIHGTFIVGLPGETKETIQETIQFAREINPHTLQVSLAAPYPGTFLHKQATENGWFNEAEAELIDENGVQIAPLHYPHLSHTEIFDSVEEFYRKFYFRAPKIASIVNEMVRSPQMMKRRLREGVEFFQFLKDRHAA
- the hpnI gene encoding bacteriohopanetetrol glucosamine biosynthesis glycosyltransferase HpnI → MAGCVQSVVGASLIGLFRRNEQVLHSHSYTNEALAPVTVLKPLHGDEPLLKEALESFCVQDYPEYQIVFGVQRLDDPAIAYVRDLQQRYPERDLELVVNIAQHGTNRKVGNLINMFAKARHDILIVSDSDIHVEPQYLRDVVETLAEPKTGLVTTLYAGLPASTSLVRQLCACQINQNFMPGVMMSRLLGRRDCLGATMALTRETLTRVGGLEVLADHVADDAILGQRVRALGLNVELAPCMTWTTVAETTFNEMMEHELRWGRTVKNLEPVGYGLSSIQLPLFWATVTLICCWPMHWAWMFFLGVWIVRALAALGIDAALGRLNLFVLPLLPIREWLSAAVMVGSARGQRVEWRGQTLHIKRPSTMTSHQPLEPGD